In Prunus dulcis chromosome 2, ALMONDv2, whole genome shotgun sequence, a single genomic region encodes these proteins:
- the LOC117619636 gene encoding uncharacterized protein LOC117619636 produces MDTERLGIDPSGIGRNDGEEGKEMKAQHQPNNDYMLRYAEHLMKEAKRGDGYQVVTPKVLVDVDNLRLNGKHYGTWRCSMEEHVLDNLRGVIYGPRPSFVVETDASVEEIARSMAAEEKWNEYDTLCFHTILNHLCDDLFLHYSKRRKETSAKQLWDELQLRFGAHESRVQKYMEFDLLEEEEPMWLQAQEMGSLFFYLVRCNKMEIDEEFHVNAIISKLPPSWEDVCIELMREEHLPVTKLIHRLIVEQQSRIN; encoded by the exons ATGGACACGGAGCGACTCGGAATCGATCCGTCTGGTATAGGCCGGAACGATGGAGAAGAGGggaaggaaatgaag GCTCAACACCAACCCAACAATGACTATATGCTACGCTACGCAGAGCACCTCATGAAGGAAGCAAAG cGGGGGGACGGATATCAAGTTGTTACTCCCAAAG TACTTGTTGACGTTGACAATCTTCGTTTGAATGGGAAGCACTACGGTACTTGGAGATGTAGTATGGAGGAACATGTCCTAGATAATCTTAGAGGTGTGATCTATGGGCCACGCCCAAGTTTTGTGGTAGAAACAGATGCAAGTGTTGAAGAAATTGCTCGATCAATGGCTGCCGAAGAGAAATGGAACGAGTATGACACCCTGTGTTTTCATACAATCTTGAACCATCTATGTGATgatctttttcttcattacTCAAAGAGGAGGAAGGAAACAAGTGCCAAGCAACTGTGGGATGAGCTGCAATTGAGGTTTGGAGCACACGAATCTCGGGTTCAAAAGTACATGGAATTTGATTTGCTCGAGGAGGAGGAACCAATGTGGCTgcaagctcaagaaatgggTTCATTGTTCTTCTATCTGGTTAGGTGTAACAAGATGGAGATAGATGAGGAATTTCATGTGAATGCAATCATCTCCAAGCTCCCCCCATCTTGGGAGGATGTGTGCATCGAGTTGATGCGCGAGGAGCATCTGCCTGTTACAAAACTAATTCATCGCTTGATTGTTGAACAACAATCACGCATTAATTAG
- the LOC117619877 gene encoding uncharacterized protein LOC117619877 has translation MDTERLGIDPSGKGRNGVEELKDTKLPKPTPWKIGGFYGVFEGRDGMPVSGCVIWRDLNKRTRDMHAVAKIESKLRSERDNEQREYGMSGLARPELVPIDPVRLDGKNYPIWARRMEFFLKELKVEYVLYEPCPSIIVGSVAFSGGLTELKDAKEKWIKDDFLGLRTILNYLCDDLLHRYGKRKKTTTAKQLWDDLKLMFGTKKYLVRKYMDFQMVDQKPLVEQIQEFNRIFDEVVASGMTLSEKFHVSAILSKLPASWKHVNIKLKRNINEPLTLEVLMDHLRIEEEYVCV, from the exons ATGGACACAGAGCGACTTGGAATCGATCCGTCTGGCAAGGGCCGGAACGGTGTAGAAGAGCTCAAGGACACGAAG CTACCAAAACCAACGCCATGGAAGATTGGGGGATTTTATGGAGTTTTTGAAGGAAGAGATGGAATGCCGGTTTCTGGCTGTG TCATCTGGAGAGACTTGAATAAGAGGACCCGAGACATGCATGCGGTCGCCAAGATTGAGTCAAAGTTGAGATCTGAACGTGATAATGAGCAAAGGGAATATGGTATGTCTGGTCTTGCTCGTCCAGAACTTGTTCCCATTGACCCCGTTCGTCTTGATGGGAAGAACTACCCCATCTGGGCGCGGCGAATGGAGTTTTTCCTCAAGGAATTAAAAGTTGAATATGTACTCTATGAGCCATGCCCTAGCATTATTGTAGGATCTGTAGCATTTTCTGGAGGACTTACTGAATTGAAGGATGCTAAAGAGAAATGGATCAAGGATGACTTTCTGGGTCTTCGCACGATCTTGAACTATCTATGCGATGATCTCCTCCATCGTTacggaaagagaaagaaaactaCAACTGCTAAACAACTGTGGGACGATCTAAAATTAATGTTTGGAACAAAGAAATATCTGGTTAGAAAGTACATGGATTTTCAGATGGTCGATCAAAAGCCACTTGTGGAGCAAATTCAAGAATTCAATCGCATTTTCGATGAAGTTGTGGCTTCTGGAATGACGTTGAGTGAGAAATTTCATGTATCTGCTATCTTATCCAAGCTCCCTGCCTCTTGGAAGCATGTGAACATCAAGTTGAAGCGCAATATTAATGAGCCTTTGACTTTAGAAGTGTTGATGGATCATTTGAGGATTGAAGAAGAGTACGTTTGCGTATGA